The stretch of DNA TGTTTAGGTAAATTCGTGCTTCTGGGTCGTTTTTATTAGCTATTAAAGAATAATAGAAAAAGTACTCAGCCGATGCAAATTCTCCGTTCCCCAAAAAATTGGTTCCTTTTTCTTTATAGTAATTAGCGAATTGCGTTGGCAAAAACAGTTTTTCACCACCACTAATTTTGTCATAAACATACCTATTTAAAGAACCATTTTTGGGACTGGGGCAAAGATTTTGCTCATTTTTATTTAGATCGGAGTTATACGTTAAATAATTCTGAATTAATTGACAAGTTTTATTGCTTAGCTCTTTTAAATCAACCTCAAAAGATATAGTTTTACCTTGGTTATCTGCGACGACTAATCGTTTACTATCTTCAGTGAAGAATACACTTTTGACACTCACTCCTGGTAGGGCTATTGTCATAAGTTGGTTGCCTTCAAAATCCCATAATCTAACATTATTATTTCTAGTTTTTGGATCTGTTTCAATAGTTGCTATTAGTTCAGCATCTTGGCTAAACTGTATTTTATAAATTTTTTCCTGTTGATTTTGTTGATTTTGTTTGATGGTAAATTTTTTGAACTCTTTGGTCTTAATAGTCCATAATTTAAACGTACCGTCAGAACCACCTGTTGCCAGTTGTTGACCATCACGACTAAATCCCAAGCTCTCAACGCTTTTTTGTTCCGTGGGTATGACAGTGATTAAAGAATTAGGTTGAGGACATTTAGACCAACGCAAGCGGCAAAGTATTTTTTGCCAAAGTGAATAATCATCATCTAAAATCTGCCAGAACTCTACATTTTTGTTGTTTTGATTGTTAGTAAATTCAACAGTTGCTATTTGCTTACTATCAAGGGTAAATCTGGCTAAAGCAATACTCTTTGTTTTAAGCTCTTTGGGAAGAGCATCTAGAACTTCTAATTTTTGATTTTTAATTTTCCAAAGCTTAATTTTATAATCACCTGTTATCGCTAACAGTTTATTATCCTGACTAAAATCTAGACTTTTAATACTCTGATTCTTTTCTAGAGCTTGTTTATCAAGCTGTTTGCCCCCTATATTCCATAAGACGATCTGTTCCTTGCCGTCTTCGTTTTTGACAGCCACTATGAACTTGCTATCAGGACTAAATATCACATTTTCTACATCAGTCTTGCTGCTAAAGTCTTTCTTTTCTGAAGAAATGCCGTTATCTGCAATTTGCCATAACTTGAGTTGTTGCTCTTTATCAATAGTAGCTAATAGCTTACCATCAGGGCTGAAAACTTGGTTTTTGACATTTTCTCCCTTATTTTTTGCTGAAGATGGAAGTTCTGGATTAGATGATAAGTCCCATTCTTTTACTGTACCGTCACCTCCAGCCGTGAAAATTCTATAGCTATTTAAAGGATCAAACGCTACGTCATTAAGGCTTGTTTGCCCTGTTGAGAATTCGTTATACGGCTTCAAGTTTTGTAGATTTTCCATCTTCCAACGCTTAACTGTGCCGTTTGTGTCACCAGTTACCAGCCACTTGCCGTCAGGACTGAATGCTACACTGCGAAATTGACCTGGTTCTTTTTTTATTTGCTTGAGTGTTTTGTTTGAGTTATCCCATAAGTTGAAAGTACCATCTGTTCCAATCGTTGCTACTAGATTTTTACTAGGAGAGTACGCTAGGCTTTTTAAATCAGATAGTTTCGATTCTTGAGAACGAACATATTCTTTGTTAACCTTCTTAAACTTATCTTTTTCAATAGTAAAAACAAAAATCGTACCGTTCTTTGGAACAGTTGTTAACTTCAAGACATTGTTATCTTTGTGAAAGACTACATTCTTTATAGACTGTCCCTGATTGTTTTTCGTTCGCTGAACTTTATCAAGTTTTTTGCCCTGAGTATTCCATAGACTAACATTACCTTCATCTGTACTAATGGCTAGCAGGTCGCCATTAGGACTAAATGCCACACTGTTGATACTTCCCTCCCCTGTTCGGAATCGGCGTATCGCGTCACCTGAAACGTTCCATAACGTGACGCTATCATCACCTCTAACGGTTGCCAAGAGTTGACCATTAGGACTAATAGCTATACTCTTGACTTGGACTTGTTCAGTTGTCTCTTCAGGAGGGTAAATTTTGTCGATTTCTTTACCGGATTTGTCCCAGATTCTGACTGTATCATCAGCACCAACAGTTGCTAGCTTGCCATCCTTACCGAATGCCAATTCATAGATCTCCCTTTGCTTACTTTGATCACATTTCTCGTCTTGAAGTTCAACTTGGCTACCCTCTTCGCACAAGTATTTGCTCTTAAATTTACCGTTTTTAATATTGCCGTATCCGTATCCACCTGTTACTAGATCATTATCATTATTGGGATTAAATGCGATACTATTGAGCTTATTCTGTTCATTTTGTTCATGCTGACTTGATTGTTTTTGTTTTTCGGGTTCAGGAGTTATTTCGCCTGTTGAAGAAATACTCCACAAGTTAACTGTGTTATTTTGGTCAAGAGTTGCAAGTTTTACTGGGGATTCTTTTTTTCTACTGAATTCTAAGTCCGATATATGTTTTTGTTGACCTAGTTGAGTCTTCGAGATGTCCTTGGTTATGAATTGATCGTTTTTGTTTTTGTCTTTTTCAAAAATCTCAACTTTTGTCGTTTCTGTCGTTTCTGTCGTTTCTTTTTTGATTATTACTAGTAATTGGTTATTGGGACTAAAGCTTATATTACGGATAATAGAAGAATTTTGTTTGTCGGTGTCGGGGGGGATAGGTTGCGTTGGTTTAGTAGAGTCAACTTTACCATCATCTTTGATTGTCCAAAACTTGACTTTGCCTTGGTTATCGCCTGTGGCTAAGAGCTGACCATCATCAGAAAATGCCACACTATAAACTTTAACATTTGATTTACCTTCACCCGTTAATAGTAAGTCAATTTGTTTACCTGAACTATCCCAGAGCCTAACCACATCTCGTTCTCCGACTGTAGCGAGTAAATCTTCTGTAGGGTGAAAAGCAACCCGATAAATACTACCTCTATCCAGTCGCAGTCGGTTGCGTTCTTTTGCTGCATAAACTGCTTTAAGCAAAGTTGCTCTCAGTTGCGCCTTCGTCATGGCTTCATCTTGCTGAAACAAACCTATCAATTTAGGTAAGGGAGTCTGGCTATCTAAAGATTTTATAAATTGCTGCTGCTCAAGCCAATCTATCCATTGAGTCCACGAAATTGATGAACTATTAATATTATTTCCAGCTCGCAAAAGATCTATCAAAGCTTCTAAATCATTTGTTTGTGATAATTTTGCTTTTGCTGCATCTGTGGAAGTACGAATTCCACTTATTTCTTTGTTTCTCAAGCCAATTGCAATGAGACTGAAAAACACACTTCCTGTAACTACGAGCAGCAATATAATTAAACCAGTTTTCCACCGTTTTTCATTAATGCTGCAATTAACAAACTCAGCATCTAACTGATTGAACCAATTTTGAGGCGATTTCAATTCTTTTTTTAACCAATTAAGACGTGGGTGATTGTCCCAAAGATAGCTGTTCGATCGCGAGCGCTCAAATTTCCACTCAACAGCCGCAGGTGTAAGCTGTCGTTGTAAAGTTAAATTTTCTTGCTCTGCTTGTTTCCACTTCAGCAACCTTTCCCATCCTCGCACTAAAGCGTCATGGGCTGGCTCAACATATATTTGATTATCCTCCTTATATTTAACAAACAAGCGTGCATTTACAAATTCATCAACTACTTTTTTACGTCTGGTATTTTCTGGCTCTGGATACACCAATTCAGACTCAAGTACCCGTCGGCGAGCTAATTCACCATCACCAACTGCAACCATTCGCAACATTACACGGCGGATAGTTTGTTCGTATGCAAGACTTTCGCCAAACAGCAACAGAAAAATTAGACAATACTTCTTGCTTACCAGCAAATTATTAAATATGCCTATTTTGCGTAAAATTTGATAAAGTTGTTCGCGCTTGACTAACTTTTCGTATTCTTGCTCTGCTCTTTGAGTCAGCGATCGCGCTACTCCCCCTAGTTTATCATAATCTGCTTTGGTAATCGCCCGATCGTCTCTTTCTCCCTTGTTAACACCTTCTGCAAATATGCGGTAAAGCTCATTTAAGGTAAATGAAAGCAAGGGTAAAGTTCCTGGCATTCCTGCCACCTCATCTATCAATGTATCTATTAGTGTGTTCGGCACAAAAAATATTGACTTTTCTGATGCAGGTTTTGTAATAGCTTCCCGCAATTCAGCTGTTGTCATTTCTTTAATATGAAATCGTGCTTCCTCAGTCCAATAATCTTTGAGATCACTATCTTGAAATTGAGATTCAAAATCAGAACGGATGGTTAAGACAATCCGCAGCCGATCTTTATGGGAATCTAGAGAGTCCTTCAGCCATGCTAAAACCATTTCTTGTTGCGATTTTTCTTTTTTCTGCTTATTTTTTTGTTTTTGTCTTTTTCCTTTTTTTTCCTGACGAGGTTGCAGAGTAATGAGTTCTTCAAACTGATCGATTGCGAGAAATAGTGTGCAATTTACGTTTTTATTAAACCAATCTTTGAGGTGATTGGAGAGTAGCTGAAGCTGTTCCTCAAGCCATTTTTGTGGGTTCGTATTATTAACCTTTTTTTTACTAAAAAAATTCAAAAATTTACTTAACCAGTTGGGGTCATCTGCCTGCATCTCCTCAGAATTTGAGTTTGGATCTATAAAATCAAGCTGTTGTGAAAGACTATTTTTTAAAGCTATAACAGGAAACTCTCCCAGTCGAATTGGTTCCCTCAAAATGTGCCATTTTTCCAGGTCTCCGCTTTTATCATGTAGGTGGGGAATTAATCCTGCTGCAACTAAACTAGATTTTCCTGTTCCCGAAGCACCCAACACTACTGTTAACGAACGGTTATTCGAGTTGTTCACTTTTTCATATAACTGTTCGATTTGTTCTTGTCTCCCAAAATATAATTTATGATGTTTCTCTTCGTAAGATTCCAATCCTCGATAAGGACTATTATTGAGATCGAGCGGGGGTGCATCTGTTAGATTAATATCATTCTTTAATAAGAAGACATATTCTCCATTTTCGTGGAGTTTAAGCGGACAAATCCCAGGAGTTTGTGCTTTATACTCTTCCAGTTCTCTTCCTACTTTGTCTCTCAGAAAATTATACAAGTCATTTGCTGTAATAATGCCATCATCATTCAAATCAGCGCCCTTATTTAAAGCATCAAAGAGGTGTTTAGCAAAGGGAGAATGAAATTTTGAATCAACTGAAACTTTACCTCGGGGGGGAGAATCTACGGCTGTTTGCTTATCAGAAGTTGAGGTAATTACTTGCCAAGCACGATATTTGATGTAGTGGTCGTAAACTTGTTTATAAACTTTAACTTTCGGAACGATATCACGATTGATACTTGACCAATAAAATGCACCTGAAAAACAGCAGTCGAGAATCACTAACAAATGCCGACAGGGAAGTTTTAGCAGCGCATCATGGAAATCCTGCATTTTCAAGTAAGTATTTGGATTATTAGTAGCATCTTGAGGAATTAAGTAACCAACAGGCCCTTCTTGATTTTCTTTAGCATCAAAGGCAATTCCATGTCCCGCAAAATAAATCAGAATGCGATCTTTATCAGTAATTTCTGGATCTGTTCCAAAAGGTACTTTTTTATTATTGAAGCATTCAATCAATTGTTTTAGCTTTTCGAGCGTAGCATCTTGATCGAGTAACGAATGAACTTCATACTGAAATTGCTCTCGCATAATACGAGCAAGTTCTTCTGCATCGAAAACTGCTGTTTCTAAGCGACGAACTCCGGTGTAATCATCAATTCCGATGATAATAGCAATATTCCGTTGAAATTCATATTTTGACTTAGACATTGCTTTTTTAACTTCTATTTTTGTTGACTAATAACTTTACTCAAAGCCTTCAAGCCTTCTGGGTGATCGAAATAAGTCAAATGATCGCAAGCCACTTCTTTAATCACAGGAGTAATCTTTCTCTTCTCTGGAATACTTTTGATACTTTGCACAGTCACTGCAATATCATTAATTTGACCAAAGAAAGGTAACTCGACAACTCGACTGCATAACTTTTGCATCAACCTCTTTAATCGATTTACTTGTTCCCCTTTTTCCTGCATCGCTTTAATCGAAGTATTACCAGCAATTACTGAGTAGGAAATACCTGGATCGCTAGGACTCGAAGCTAGAGATTTAAGAAACTCAGAACCAGGTTTCATTTGATCTAGGGCTACATCCACAGCTTCTATAGCACTAACCAAATTCCCCAGTACTTTCACAGGCCAAGCAACGGTAGAAAGGCTATTAAGTCCAATTCCTAAAGCGAATATTGCCCATTCTTGAACTGTTGGCCAAGGAGAACCTGCATTTGGTGTCCCCAACATAATTAAATGTTGAACAAATTTATTGCCGCCTTCTCGTTCAATAAACCAACGAGAAACTAAACCCCCCATTGAATGAGCAACAATATGTAAAGCTTTGCCGTGATTAGCTTTCAATCCTGTTTCTTCTAGGCGCTTTTTCAGATTTCGAGCATTATCTTCAATTGAAGTATTAATATTTTCGTAGTCAAAAGTCAAAACTAAATCGTAATGTTCTTTGAGAGGACGCTGTTTTCCATTCAATGTCACTTTCATTCGTTGAATGCTCTTGACCATATTATCGGTATCGCCAAGAATCCCATGAACATAAAGCAAAATTCGCTTGCTTTTGGCTACCAGCGCTTTTATCTTGGCTTTATCTGTTACATAAGTTATCGTTTCATCTGGCGCGACTTCAGCGGCTCTTAAAAGCGGATATTCAAACTCTAAACCTAGCGGCCCCCACAATACTTTTTGAAATAGGATTTTAATAGAGCTTTGTACGCTTCGCTCCTGATTGAATGGTTTTGGTAATCTCTGTAGCTCGATTTCCGTACCATTTTTAGTTTTTTTACCCCGCCCTAGTGGTAGGAAAAATTCACCATCATAACCCACAGGTAAGAGATGTTCATGTTCTCCTAATGTTGTGTCAACCAATAACTTTAAAGGCGCATTAGGAGTAACAACTTCGTAGTTTTTAACTTCACTCAATTCAAGTACGCTTAAACCCGGATCGGTGCCGCGACTGGTGGTGAATTGAAAAGTTTGAGTCACTTGAGGATCTTCCCGTAAAATTGCAGGCAAGATCGTATTTCCTAAATCCCGACTAACTTGAGGTATTGTAGTTAAACGCACCTTGGCTTGTAAATTAGGATGCGCTTGTAACTTGACTCCCTCTGTCAGTTCCTTCTCTGCTGTAGATGAAACTGGAATAGGATCTAAGGGTCGAACAGTAGTAATGGCGATCGCATCTGTGAACCAATCATCATACTTCCCTTGGCTTTTGGGTTTGATGTCACGACTTTGGACTCGATTCATTAAACGATTTAGGGAGCTTTGATAGGGAGATGCAGGATCTTTTTCTGTAGGTCGGGGAAAATCCAGTTCTTTTTGACTGAGCAATCGAGCATCAAATTCAGCCGTACAAACAATCAACTTAATGATGTCTTTGAACTCGGTAATCCCCTGCTTCCATAACTCATCAGGTACTTCAAGTTCTAATTCTTGTCCATCTGAAGCCCAAGCGTCTTCCCCAGGTTTAAGTAGCACACTACCTGTATCAAAAAACGGAGTGCTAACTGCAAAACGATCTGTTAGGTTGACTAAAGCGCAGTAAAGTTTTTTCTGACTTTTATTGGTCAGTTTGAGCCGAAAAGAAGGTGGTTCCCAGTTACCATCCTTGTGCTTGTACTCCAAACGCATCTGCCCAGATTGAGAGATATTTGGCTCGTCAAAGATGAGTTTCATTTCCACATCTCCGACGTTAATTAAACCATTACCCGAACTGGGGAGTTCTGCGATCGCATTCCATCGCGCAATATGTTCTAATCGTTGAATCGCTATAAAAGCATTCTCTGGCGTATAACCGTCAATTTGAGCCACTAAGGGACGATCGTCAGCGGGACGAGCAATCAAGTATTGATTATTACTGCACAGCAACCGAAATTGAGCCTTAGTGCGATCTTGTTCTTCGCGGACATAAGCTGAGGGTTTATTATTCAATCCTACTGACTGTATCGCTCGACGTGCTAAGTTCACTCCCCCTTCCTCTCCTGCAAAATGAACTCCTAAAGGTGGCAGAGGTAAGCTAATAACAACTGCTTTAAATGTCTTCTTCTGGTCAGAATCTAAGTTTTCAATTCCGCTGATTTCGATCTTACTTAGCTGTGGAAAAACCTGAGTTACTTTGGCTTCACCTACAGACTTGGATGGTTCCCGCAATGCTTCAGTATTGCTGTCAAAAGGAAAGAGTGCTAGTAAAGTAGTTTCACTGTTTGAAGGACTTTGGACACCGTGAACAGCACCCCCATCGATTACCCAACCATAGTTTTTGTGATAACTAACGGTGAAGTAAGGAGCCTTTTCTGCGATCGCGCCATCAAGGAAAAATTGGTTTTCATCTTCTGGATGGCTGATTTCTAGTTGGGGAGACTGATCTAGAACCCGACTGCTTATTACAGCTTTAGTTCGACTAAACAAGTCTCGATAGGTTAACTTTCCATTAGCTTGCTGCAAAGTATCCAATAGGAAATAGGAGAAAGCTCCCCGTTTTTTCCCACCTTGGTTAAATTCTTTCGCCAGTTGGCTATCTTGGCAAGCACCTAAAAGAATGTGACGACCTTTAGGAAGTTTCCAGCCTGTAGGATGACTTTCACTGCTAACAGAATCAGACAGTTTCTCTAATTCTTCCAATTTTAAAATAAAGCTATCTAGTGGGCGCTGGCGCTTATCTATAGAAGCAAGGCGGACTCCTGTTTCTTGAAATGGGTTTTTAGTTCCCGAACCGGAATGACAGCAATCAAGAATAATAGTAATGTGGGGGTTGTTGGCTGAAACTTCATGAATGAGTTTTGCCAATTCTTTATCTGCTAAATCCCAACTTCCTTCCAGGCGACTATCATAACAGACTAATGTTTCATCAAGTCGGTCTGGTTCTAAGTGCCAAAATTCCTCTGGTGCTTCTTCCTGAGCGCCATGACCGCTGTAATAGAAAAGAACTATATCATTGCTTTGAGCCTTACATAGATGCTTCCGAAATCCATCTATAATTGCCTGACGAGTAGCTTCCGAATTAAGGAGTTTTTTTGGCGGAAGTAGCTCATACCCTTGCTTTTTGTCAAAACGTTCTATTAAATATTGTTCGATCGTTTCAATGTCATTCACACAGCCTTGCAATGAAGGAACTGAATCTGGATATTTGTCAATTCCAACCAATAGTGCGTAGATGTTCCGAGTCATGAGTGTTTATTTTCTAGAGATTGTATGCTGACGGGGTGACAACAATCGTTAAACCCCGCACGCAGTAAGGGGTTTAACGATTGTTGTCAAAAAAAAGAGGTAGAATATTCTCAAGAAGACCTAATTAACGAAAATAATGAATTTATTACCATTATTTTACAGCCAACACTTAAAAACTCAACTAAAAAAAGCAGAGTTTTTAATTTTATTGATACTAGTTGTTATCTTGCAACAGCATCGAAGAGTAAAATTGGAAGAATTGTAAGGAAAAACGTCGGACGAGAGGGCCGTCATAGCAGCTTTTATATTGGTATACACGGCTATGCTTGGGTGGAATCTTTGACTTGGTTGAATTGAACAAACTGCTCAATTAATGTCATTAAATCCACATAAACGCCCTTATTATCAACGAGGTCGAAGAGCCGAGATGCTTATCCGGTTCACCTTTTAGCCATAGTTGTCACCCCTTCAGGCTTTCCAAGAACTCTGGCTCTCTCTTAAAATGCAAATAGTGTTCCGGTAGTGAAAGCAGCACTTTTTCAATTCAAATTTCAAAATGCTCCGATTCCTTTCGAGCGATCGATCTCTTGCCCAAAAATCCTACGCACACTTAAGAAATATTAAGAGTACGAAGTAAATTGGGAGAACGCACAGTCACAAAAAAAGTTTTCTGAAAATCGCAGTTGATGATTGTCGAAATTTGATTTGACAAAACCGAGTAAATGTGTTTCTCTGTAGAAGAGACTGACCGGAATAGCTTTATGGAGTCCGAGCGGTGAAAAAAAACCGGAGTGAGTGTCCGGGATTTAACCCAAGCAACCCCAAAAATATTATTTGACGATATAAAAGTAATTAACTGATGCTGAACCAAAGGTATAGTAAGGTGGGAAAGTAGTGGGAGAAAAATGGTCAACTACTGGGAAGAGAGAGGGAAAAAAAGCCGAAAAAAAGTGTCATAAAAATTAACACATTCCCAGTAAAATCCCAAGATAATCCCAGCCAAATCCCATTATTTTTAGTGGTAAAAAAAGATTTATGAGAGAGGAGTGTATGACTGTACTAAAGGAACTGTAATAGATAAATCGAAGGTGGTGACGGGTGATGGGGACAAGAATATCATGCTCTTATTGTCCTGTGT from Phormidium ambiguum IAM M-71 encodes:
- a CDS encoding ABC transporter substrate-binding protein, with translation MSKSKYEFQRNIAIIIGIDDYTGVRRLETAVFDAEELARIMREQFQYEVHSLLDQDATLEKLKQLIECFNNKKVPFGTDPEITDKDRILIYFAGHGIAFDAKENQEGPVGYLIPQDATNNPNTYLKMQDFHDALLKLPCRHLLVILDCCFSGAFYWSSINRDIVPKVKVYKQVYDHYIKYRAWQVITSTSDKQTAVDSPPRGKVSVDSKFHSPFAKHLFDALNKGADLNDDGIITANDLYNFLRDKVGRELEEYKAQTPGICPLKLHENGEYVFLLKNDINLTDAPPLDLNNSPYRGLESYEEKHHKLYFGRQEQIEQLYEKVNNSNNRSLTVVLGASGTGKSSLVAAGLIPHLHDKSGDLEKWHILREPIRLGEFPVIALKNSLSQQLDFIDPNSNSEEMQADDPNWLSKFLNFFSKKKVNNTNPQKWLEEQLQLLSNHLKDWFNKNVNCTLFLAIDQFEELITLQPRQEKKGKRQKQKNKQKKEKSQQEMVLAWLKDSLDSHKDRLRIVLTIRSDFESQFQDSDLKDYWTEEARFHIKEMTTAELREAITKPASEKSIFFVPNTLIDTLIDEVAGMPGTLPLLSFTLNELYRIFAEGVNKGERDDRAITKADYDKLGGVARSLTQRAEQEYEKLVKREQLYQILRKIGIFNNLLVSKKYCLIFLLLFGESLAYEQTIRRVMLRMVAVGDGELARRRVLESELVYPEPENTRRKKVVDEFVNARLFVKYKEDNQIYVEPAHDALVRGWERLLKWKQAEQENLTLQRQLTPAAVEWKFERSRSNSYLWDNHPRLNWLKKELKSPQNWFNQLDAEFVNCSINEKRWKTGLIILLLVVTGSVFFSLIAIGLRNKEISGIRTSTDAAKAKLSQTNDLEALIDLLRAGNNINSSSISWTQWIDWLEQQQFIKSLDSQTPLPKLIGLFQQDEAMTKAQLRATLLKAVYAAKERNRLRLDRGSIYRVAFHPTEDLLATVGERDVVRLWDSSGKQIDLLLTGEGKSNVKVYSVAFSDDGQLLATGDNQGKVKFWTIKDDGKVDSTKPTQPIPPDTDKQNSSIIRNISFSPNNQLLVIIKKETTETTETTKVEIFEKDKNKNDQFITKDISKTQLGQQKHISDLEFSRKKESPVKLATLDQNNTVNLWSISSTGEITPEPEKQKQSSQHEQNEQNKLNSIAFNPNNDNDLVTGGYGYGNIKNGKFKSKYLCEEGSQVELQDEKCDQSKQREIYELAFGKDGKLATVGADDTVRIWDKSGKEIDKIYPPEETTEQVQVKSIAISPNGQLLATVRGDDSVTLWNVSGDAIRRFRTGEGSINSVAFSPNGDLLAISTDEGNVSLWNTQGKKLDKVQRTKNNQGQSIKNVVFHKDNNVLKLTTVPKNGTIFVFTIEKDKFKKVNKEYVRSQESKLSDLKSLAYSPSKNLVATIGTDGTFNLWDNSNKTLKQIKKEPGQFRSVAFSPDGKWLVTGDTNGTVKRWKMENLQNLKPYNEFSTGQTSLNDVAFDPLNSYRIFTAGGDGTVKEWDLSSNPELPSSAKNKGENVKNQVFSPDGKLLATIDKEQQLKLWQIADNGISSEKKDFSSKTDVENVIFSPDSKFIVAVKNEDGKEQIVLWNIGGKQLDKQALEKNQSIKSLDFSQDNKLLAITGDYKIKLWKIKNQKLEVLDALPKELKTKSIALARFTLDSKQIATVEFTNNQNNKNVEFWQILDDDYSLWQKILCRLRWSKCPQPNSLITVIPTEQKSVESLGFSRDGQQLATGGSDGTFKLWTIKTKEFKKFTIKQNQQNQQEKIYKIQFSQDAELIATIETDPKTRNNNVRLWDFEGNQLMTIALPGVSVKSVFFTEDSKRLVVADNQGKTISFEVDLKELSNKTCQLIQNYLTYNSDLNKNEQNLCPSPKNGSLNRYVYDKISGGEKLFLPTQFANYYKEKGTNFLGNGEFASAEYFFYYSLIANKNDPEARIYLNNARIGNQKSHTIAVSVPISTDVNGSLEILRGVAQAQELFNKWARTTNGKEVPFKVLIADDRNDPKVAQEIAKKLGENPDVLGVVGHFASNVTLAAGEIYKSQNLVAISPVSTATKLSNFSPYTLRTVPNDQLAARSLVEYMDTQLKKKNAVVFYNSESQYSKSLSSEFKSESKQGRFLELVDLSDPNFNADEAVKDSIKKGAEVLVLMPNTAELGKAFDVVEANARLGAKRLPLLAGDDVYGPTILQKMGEQASNMVVAVPWHIKAEKNKEGQRFVDTSSQLWKGDINWRTAMSYDATKALIAAIKQDPKREKVAETLLKQGFIAEGATGNVQFLESGDRKENTIQLVKIVKSSKPRSPYDYEFVPVDRNAD
- a CDS encoding caspase family protein, with the translated sequence MTRNIYALLVGIDKYPDSVPSLQGCVNDIETIEQYLIERFDKKQGYELLPPKKLLNSEATRQAIIDGFRKHLCKAQSNDIVLFYYSGHGAQEEAPEEFWHLEPDRLDETLVCYDSRLEGSWDLADKELAKLIHEVSANNPHITIILDCCHSGSGTKNPFQETGVRLASIDKRQRPLDSFILKLEELEKLSDSVSSESHPTGWKLPKGRHILLGACQDSQLAKEFNQGGKKRGAFSYFLLDTLQQANGKLTYRDLFSRTKAVISSRVLDQSPQLEISHPEDENQFFLDGAIAEKAPYFTVSYHKNYGWVIDGGAVHGVQSPSNSETTLLALFPFDSNTEALREPSKSVGEAKVTQVFPQLSKIEISGIENLDSDQKKTFKAVVISLPLPPLGVHFAGEEGGVNLARRAIQSVGLNNKPSAYVREEQDRTKAQFRLLCSNNQYLIARPADDRPLVAQIDGYTPENAFIAIQRLEHIARWNAIAELPSSGNGLINVGDVEMKLIFDEPNISQSGQMRLEYKHKDGNWEPPSFRLKLTNKSQKKLYCALVNLTDRFAVSTPFFDTGSVLLKPGEDAWASDGQELELEVPDELWKQGITEFKDIIKLIVCTAEFDARLLSQKELDFPRPTEKDPASPYQSSLNRLMNRVQSRDIKPKSQGKYDDWFTDAIAITTVRPLDPIPVSSTAEKELTEGVKLQAHPNLQAKVRLTTIPQVSRDLGNTILPAILREDPQVTQTFQFTTSRGTDPGLSVLELSEVKNYEVVTPNAPLKLLVDTTLGEHEHLLPVGYDGEFFLPLGRGKKTKNGTEIELQRLPKPFNQERSVQSSIKILFQKVLWGPLGLEFEYPLLRAAEVAPDETITYVTDKAKIKALVAKSKRILLYVHGILGDTDNMVKSIQRMKVTLNGKQRPLKEHYDLVLTFDYENINTSIEDNARNLKKRLEETGLKANHGKALHIVAHSMGGLVSRWFIEREGGNKFVQHLIMLGTPNAGSPWPTVQEWAIFALGIGLNSLSTVAWPVKVLGNLVSAIEAVDVALDQMKPGSEFLKSLASSPSDPGISYSVIAGNTSIKAMQEKGEQVNRLKRLMQKLCSRVVELPFFGQINDIAVTVQSIKSIPEKRKITPVIKEVACDHLTYFDHPEGLKALSKVISQQK